From one Plantibacter flavus genomic stretch:
- a CDS encoding helix-turn-helix transcriptional regulator codes for MLEAAQSIVDSSLRGGRFPELVSVDILRRCSLSDAKKFEDGERQTVLAGMVMARVRSDDTEASIGLADAIRDDLLNLGDRTSPVESLLALEAALAEVYVNQGNAVRSNEHVQRMLPQLHRGIRAEWRNRVLGIAAASFAIDGDHVAAEQMIAEIRVLEAEQGWGDERVEYMQAVAEAILGLTSMDAARVRAILPRARSLVRSEPTALSLVRLIEALNAFVEGDLTATLVRAGRVAQGTDQPNGPSMVRTCALGLTAIAHVMRGSPAQAVAMLRDVPLPGMHFMCLAMIRSSAYLVLGEYRGARGATDDCLRMKVVHSRWTLPATLLRRAVANMRLGNVESAVREALEALEYTGRLDPSFGLMLVPTQDLLDLGRLLLSRDRSLAPRLRLVLERMRSIPSPVAPEFTLPVLSRRERLIAHHLRSDSSYRQIADGLHVTTSTVKSQASAVLKKVGASSREDAVQRLEKSGFYEL; via the coding sequence ATGTTGGAAGCAGCACAGTCGATCGTGGACTCATCGCTCCGGGGCGGGCGATTCCCTGAGCTGGTATCCGTCGACATCCTCCGCCGCTGCTCCCTCTCCGATGCGAAGAAGTTCGAAGACGGTGAACGTCAGACGGTCCTCGCCGGGATGGTGATGGCCCGTGTCCGTTCCGATGACACAGAAGCATCGATCGGCCTCGCCGATGCCATCAGAGACGACCTCTTGAATCTTGGAGATCGCACGAGTCCGGTTGAATCGTTGCTGGCTCTCGAGGCGGCGCTGGCGGAGGTCTACGTCAATCAAGGCAACGCTGTTCGGAGCAACGAGCATGTTCAACGGATGCTTCCCCAACTGCATCGAGGGATTCGGGCTGAGTGGCGAAACCGAGTTCTGGGAATCGCTGCAGCATCGTTCGCCATTGATGGCGACCATGTCGCAGCGGAGCAGATGATCGCCGAGATCCGGGTACTGGAAGCGGAACAAGGTTGGGGCGACGAGCGTGTGGAGTACATGCAGGCGGTCGCTGAGGCGATCCTGGGCTTGACCTCGATGGATGCTGCGCGAGTTCGGGCGATCCTTCCACGAGCCCGTTCGCTCGTCCGCAGCGAGCCGACGGCTCTCTCCCTTGTTCGACTGATCGAGGCGCTGAACGCGTTCGTCGAGGGAGATCTGACGGCGACCCTGGTCAGGGCTGGAAGGGTTGCTCAGGGCACGGATCAACCGAATGGGCCGTCCATGGTGCGCACCTGTGCTCTGGGCCTCACAGCGATCGCCCATGTCATGCGCGGTTCCCCAGCCCAAGCCGTTGCAATGCTTCGCGACGTTCCCTTGCCGGGAATGCACTTCATGTGTCTGGCGATGATCCGGTCATCGGCGTACCTCGTGCTCGGGGAGTACCGCGGTGCTCGCGGTGCGACGGACGATTGTCTCCGCATGAAGGTTGTCCACAGCCGCTGGACCTTGCCAGCAACGCTCCTGCGTCGGGCTGTAGCGAACATGCGTCTTGGCAACGTCGAGAGCGCAGTGCGAGAGGCCTTGGAGGCCCTCGAGTACACCGGGCGTCTCGACCCTTCATTCGGCCTCATGCTTGTCCCGACTCAGGATCTTCTGGATCTTGGGAGACTCTTGCTGTCGCGCGATCGGAGCCTGGCGCCTCGTTTGCGCTTGGTCCTCGAGCGAATGCGCTCCATTCCCTCGCCCGTCGCCCCCGAGTTCACGTTGCCCGTGTTGTCTCGACGAGAGCGACTCATCGCCCATCATCTGCGTTCGGACAGCAGCTACCGACAGATTGCGGATGGACTCCATGTCACCACCAGCACAGTGAAGTCTCAAGCGTCCGCCGTGCTCAAGAAAGTGGGAGCCTCGTCACGGGAAGACGCGGTCCAGCGACTCGAGAAGAGCGGTTTCTACGAACTGTAG
- a CDS encoding class C sortase, translated as MARHLTRHAPAARHARQPILLRRGFRWPDTLIALCTLLGVGLLLYPISAAWVSQFNQSNVVHDQTTANAETAASEMKASLDEAHRYNDLLESGALLKGGENVAIGTGETGASVEYDQLLRAEPTGTLARIRIPSIGLDLPVYHGTSDETLLKGVGHLQGTSLPVGGKGTKAVLTGHRGLASAEMFTRLSEVRKGDSINIEVLNQVLTYRIFEIQVVSPDNTEEIRPVDGADLITLVTCTPLGINTHRILVTAQRVLPTPQQDINDMASRPDVPGFPWWVVVATAAIGVVSGWYFNGWKRRWRAVRNS; from the coding sequence ATGGCTCGTCATCTGACAAGACACGCTCCGGCGGCACGACACGCACGACAACCGATTCTCCTGAGGCGAGGGTTCCGGTGGCCCGACACATTGATCGCGCTGTGCACGCTTTTGGGAGTCGGTCTCCTGCTGTACCCGATCTCGGCCGCCTGGGTCTCGCAGTTCAATCAGTCGAACGTCGTGCACGATCAGACAACGGCAAATGCCGAGACTGCTGCTTCCGAGATGAAGGCGAGCCTCGACGAGGCTCACCGCTACAACGACCTCCTCGAGTCAGGCGCTCTCCTCAAAGGAGGAGAAAACGTCGCGATCGGAACCGGCGAGACGGGGGCGAGCGTCGAATACGACCAGCTGCTTCGCGCTGAACCGACGGGGACGTTGGCTCGCATCCGAATCCCCTCGATCGGTCTCGACCTTCCTGTCTACCACGGCACATCGGACGAAACCCTGCTCAAAGGTGTCGGTCACCTGCAGGGAACATCGCTGCCTGTGGGTGGCAAGGGAACGAAAGCGGTTCTCACCGGTCATCGAGGGTTGGCCAGCGCAGAGATGTTCACGCGACTTTCCGAAGTCCGGAAAGGTGACTCCATCAACATCGAAGTGCTGAACCAGGTGCTCACGTACAGAATCTTCGAGATCCAGGTAGTTTCACCCGACAATACGGAAGAGATCCGTCCCGTAGATGGTGCCGACCTGATTACACTCGTGACCTGCACACCACTCGGAATCAACACACACCGGATCCTCGTCACAGCACAGCGGGTACTTCCCACTCCCCAGCAGGACATCAACGACATGGCGTCTCGACCGGACGTCCCTGGTTTCCCTTGGTGGGTGGTCGTCGCGACAGCGGCCATCGGTGTCGTCAGCGGGTGGTACTTCAACGGATGGAAGCGTCGGTGGCGAGCGGTCAGGAACAGCTGA
- a CDS encoding SpaH/EbpB family LPXTG-anchored major pilin, with translation MVHTSSGRGTKLAAITAAFLVLGASALVALPASAAPGDAGTGTITVHKLEQRGTSLGPNDGSQLDATGATPLVAGFTVCSVDGLDLTTAASWGYIAGLALSGGTNGAAPVVSENGTALTLSCGVEQETSSTTGETTFAALAADRAYVVYESTLAANAVTASQPTLVTVPYPGNGGVSATWNYNPHIYPKNVVAGSGATKVAEMVGDQIWFEVMLPISPLAGGDQYTEMRINDQLAPSVTYTRGRVQMFAAGTSDVDLISGTHYTLTQPDGSRGAEVVLSFTAAGLELVNANIGGRIYLEIATDAVSSGSTANEATITVNGVSTAPGTGPSVQNPEAFFSGVHVRNVARNKGVTATVPLAGAQFVLYRADDAATSCAATPASDPYQVQVLGTQTSDSSGNTPDAVLAAGKYCVYETVVPAGYKGLAGGMMLTVSGADSSIEVVNTQIGSDVGDLPSLPMTGASGSVIIIVAGSSFLLAGVVLFLLRRRKDQSETGGSMAGQG, from the coding sequence GTGGTTCACACATCTTCAGGGCGAGGGACGAAGCTTGCGGCCATCACCGCAGCCTTCCTCGTCCTCGGCGCATCGGCGCTCGTCGCTTTGCCTGCGTCCGCCGCACCAGGCGATGCCGGCACTGGAACGATCACGGTCCACAAGCTGGAGCAGCGCGGCACATCGCTCGGGCCCAACGACGGTTCACAACTCGACGCCACAGGGGCGACACCGCTTGTTGCTGGGTTCACGGTCTGCTCCGTCGACGGTCTCGATCTCACCACGGCCGCTTCTTGGGGCTACATCGCTGGCCTCGCACTCTCGGGAGGTACAAACGGTGCTGCGCCGGTTGTCTCAGAAAACGGCACTGCGCTCACTCTGAGCTGCGGCGTCGAGCAAGAGACCAGCTCGACGACGGGTGAGACCACGTTCGCCGCGCTGGCCGCTGATCGCGCATACGTCGTGTACGAGAGCACGCTTGCTGCCAACGCCGTCACTGCATCCCAGCCGACACTCGTGACCGTTCCATATCCGGGTAACGGTGGTGTCAGCGCCACCTGGAACTACAACCCACACATCTACCCGAAGAACGTTGTGGCCGGATCAGGCGCAACGAAAGTCGCCGAGATGGTCGGCGACCAGATCTGGTTCGAAGTCATGCTTCCGATTAGTCCGCTTGCGGGCGGAGACCAGTACACGGAGATGCGGATCAACGATCAGCTTGCGCCCTCTGTGACATACACCCGAGGTCGTGTCCAGATGTTTGCGGCTGGGACGAGCGATGTGGATCTGATTTCCGGAACCCATTACACGCTTACTCAGCCTGACGGATCGCGCGGTGCAGAAGTGGTGCTGAGCTTCACTGCCGCCGGATTGGAACTCGTCAATGCGAACATCGGCGGACGCATCTACCTCGAGATCGCAACCGATGCCGTCTCATCGGGCAGTACCGCCAACGAGGCCACGATCACGGTGAATGGAGTAAGTACCGCCCCCGGCACTGGTCCCTCCGTCCAGAACCCGGAAGCTTTCTTCTCGGGTGTCCACGTCCGGAACGTCGCGCGAAACAAGGGCGTCACGGCAACCGTTCCCCTAGCCGGCGCTCAGTTCGTGCTCTACCGCGCGGACGATGCTGCTACGAGCTGCGCCGCGACTCCCGCCAGCGACCCGTACCAGGTCCAAGTGTTGGGTACTCAGACGTCAGACTCCTCCGGTAATACCCCTGACGCGGTGCTCGCCGCAGGGAAGTACTGCGTGTACGAGACAGTTGTCCCGGCCGGGTACAAAGGACTCGCCGGAGGAATGATGCTCACGGTGAGCGGCGCGGACTCGTCGATCGAGGTCGTCAACACGCAGATCGGTAGCGATGTGGGTGATCTTCCATCGTTGCCGATGACCGGTGCGTCGGGCAGCGTCATTATCATCGTCGCCGGCTCTTCGTTCCTGCTCGCAGGCGTCGTACTGTTCCTCCTCCGTCGTCGCAAGGACCAGTCAGAGACCGGTGGATCAATGGCCGGACAGGGCTGA
- a CDS encoding Ig-like domain-containing protein, with the protein MVVGSVVVAASISVFGIALTAAPPAQAAPVAAPQIVKFHANNSKMDSAIDELRASFVLKVPHGYVNATTGAMQRVDGKYLRVGYDYDGRNDNGVPSYRSMQYINTFSASGATVWASNRGEFFTVHKVIAAGENDYLVISVEGDMDVPPSAGNNVPGGHSGQMNLYFSLANSAVASTIDTSWIPGAQTVFPVDLRIYADGWGVASRSGPVVQVQYDATYNLWSGNQANWGQVIDYGLNGQPAGVLPPNSLPVDLTNFAFTSVATGPAGSVSDSFWYAWVHEDGSLVTSINTAPIHVTGVTPHRDLVSNSAVVKNVPPAASGGPTLAWTAGAAAQGLTNNVKADGRVDFRSAGGTGYYRLVVWPESRNPATVTANNGSPLLSYTAGQLFAGERPVAGRIDESWTVGSVYYNYSVARPDAPTITTPSEGGYLQSGKSVTISGTGTPGHSISLKLASGSTISNINAATNTTLADGDQQCGPTTACSVIVDTSGAWSYTYAPQVPLVDGTYTVLALQTEQTSGYYLTSAPSNPDPPTSATNWGVTFSIDTTVPAAPAFQCLATPSKDATPTLSGSGLEVGGVARIYEGQTLLGTATVTGSTWSYTVVSELPDGIYGFAATQVDRAGNESPRTAACKYQVATDVVVVGVTKVADIVVGGDPTLPSVSASNWEVTAASATATELISGATGAELERGVTYTISERFRSTPGPDANASLYTQRGELACVDGDARPLDSSVFDASTRRLVIGATTLVAEPITCAFTNQTSHLSFVTKQLNGPTNDPTDGWSVSADATGGTSVSLDASLVRTEARPGTYSAAAAVPEGLSLLGIQMLRRDAANCAAFAGQAADAPESCWTDLNPSSVIIEQGERTVLRVVAASPQDLPGLPMTGGVGAWLFTTAGGLVVVLAMALWVLSRLRGSVLAARARV; encoded by the coding sequence ATGGTCGTCGGTTCGGTCGTCGTCGCGGCGTCGATCTCGGTCTTCGGCATCGCGCTGACGGCAGCGCCGCCGGCGCAGGCTGCCCCCGTTGCGGCCCCACAGATAGTGAAGTTCCACGCCAACAACTCCAAGATGGACTCGGCAATCGACGAGCTCCGCGCCTCGTTCGTTCTGAAGGTGCCACACGGGTACGTCAATGCGACGACCGGAGCCATGCAACGGGTCGATGGAAAGTACCTTCGCGTCGGTTACGACTATGACGGGCGGAACGACAACGGCGTTCCGTCTTATCGCAGCATGCAGTACATCAATACATTCTCGGCTTCAGGTGCAACCGTCTGGGCCAGCAACCGGGGTGAGTTCTTCACCGTGCATAAGGTGATCGCGGCGGGGGAGAACGACTATCTCGTCATCTCCGTCGAAGGAGACATGGACGTTCCCCCGAGCGCTGGAAACAACGTTCCAGGTGGGCACTCTGGGCAGATGAACCTGTACTTCTCGTTGGCGAACAGCGCAGTCGCCAGCACCATTGACACCAGTTGGATCCCCGGCGCCCAGACGGTGTTCCCCGTCGACCTCAGAATCTATGCAGACGGGTGGGGTGTCGCGAGCCGTTCAGGACCTGTGGTCCAGGTGCAATACGACGCCACCTACAACCTCTGGTCTGGGAACCAAGCGAACTGGGGCCAGGTCATCGACTACGGATTGAATGGACAGCCGGCCGGCGTTCTTCCGCCGAACTCGCTCCCGGTCGATCTGACGAACTTCGCGTTCACATCCGTGGCGACCGGCCCAGCCGGATCCGTCAGCGACAGCTTCTGGTACGCGTGGGTTCACGAGGACGGCAGCCTTGTGACATCGATCAACACTGCGCCGATACATGTCACGGGAGTGACTCCTCACAGGGATCTCGTGAGTAACTCGGCTGTTGTGAAGAACGTGCCTCCGGCGGCATCCGGGGGGCCGACGCTGGCGTGGACCGCCGGAGCGGCGGCGCAGGGGTTGACGAACAACGTGAAGGCCGACGGACGAGTGGACTTCCGATCCGCCGGCGGGACGGGGTACTACCGTCTTGTCGTGTGGCCTGAGTCGCGTAACCCAGCGACAGTGACCGCGAACAACGGCTCTCCCCTCCTCTCCTACACCGCTGGTCAACTGTTCGCGGGAGAACGTCCCGTGGCCGGACGGATCGATGAGTCATGGACTGTCGGTTCCGTTTACTACAACTACAGTGTCGCGCGTCCCGACGCCCCCACCATCACGACTCCCTCTGAGGGTGGCTATCTCCAGTCGGGTAAGTCGGTCACGATCTCGGGCACGGGAACGCCCGGGCACTCCATCAGCCTCAAACTCGCCTCGGGATCCACGATCTCCAACATCAACGCCGCGACGAACACAACCCTGGCCGACGGCGACCAGCAGTGCGGACCGACCACCGCATGCTCGGTGATCGTGGACACATCCGGCGCTTGGAGCTACACCTATGCTCCCCAAGTGCCTCTCGTCGACGGCACCTATACCGTCCTGGCTTTGCAGACAGAGCAGACGTCCGGTTACTACCTGACCAGTGCTCCGTCAAATCCGGACCCTCCGACGTCTGCCACCAACTGGGGCGTCACCTTCTCGATCGACACGACGGTTCCCGCGGCGCCCGCTTTCCAATGCTTGGCCACTCCGTCCAAGGACGCGACGCCGACACTGTCAGGTTCGGGTTTGGAAGTTGGAGGTGTGGCTCGAATCTATGAGGGCCAGACTCTTCTCGGCACCGCAACGGTCACCGGATCCACCTGGAGCTACACGGTCGTATCAGAGCTTCCGGACGGAATCTACGGGTTCGCGGCTACCCAGGTGGACCGCGCCGGCAACGAGTCGCCTCGGACAGCCGCCTGCAAGTACCAGGTCGCTACAGACGTGGTGGTGGTCGGCGTCACGAAGGTCGCCGACATTGTGGTCGGTGGTGACCCCACTCTGCCTTCGGTCTCCGCTTCCAATTGGGAGGTCACAGCGGCATCGGCGACGGCGACCGAGCTGATCAGCGGTGCCACCGGGGCGGAACTCGAACGTGGAGTGACCTACACGATCTCCGAGCGCTTTCGAAGCACACCCGGACCCGATGCCAACGCATCGCTCTACACGCAGCGAGGAGAACTGGCTTGTGTCGACGGCGACGCTCGTCCGCTCGATTCTTCCGTGTTCGATGCGTCTACGAGGCGACTCGTCATCGGAGCTACGACGCTCGTTGCCGAACCGATCACTTGCGCGTTCACCAACCAGACGAGCCACCTTTCGTTCGTCACGAAACAGCTGAACGGGCCGACGAACGATCCGACCGATGGGTGGAGTGTTTCGGCCGATGCGACTGGAGGTACATCAGTGTCTCTCGATGCCTCGCTCGTCCGCACGGAGGCGCGGCCCGGTACGTACTCTGCGGCCGCCGCGGTGCCGGAGGGACTCTCGTTGCTGGGTATTCAGATGCTGCGCCGTGACGCTGCGAATTGCGCGGCCTTCGCAGGCCAGGCAGCGGACGCGCCCGAAAGCTGCTGGACGGACCTGAACCCCTCATCCGTGATCATCGAGCAGGGCGAGCGCACTGTCCTTCGCGTGGTCGCCGCCTCGCCACAAGACCTCCCCGGCCTCCCAATGACCGGTGGCGTAGGCGCGTGGTTGTTCACCACAGCAGGGGGCCTCGTCGTGGTACTCGCGATGGCTCTGTGGGTCCTGAGCAGACTCCGTGGGTCCGTCCTCGCCGCCCGGGCACGGGTCTGA
- a CDS encoding helix-turn-helix transcriptional regulator: MLLSDQTTTALDASSAIIGTHTNSFVVTHGEAWEWHQHDVDELLWGSRGSLVVETGAGVHALPGHYGLWIPAGEAHRVTAAPGTSFACTFLSPDLGDPPRSGVGAVCMPAAASALLDELGRNDLAAETRRLAELLIPRLLEPAEIIRLHLSLPEDDRARRVAEEVRGDPADARTLGEWGAVVGSSERNLSRLFRRDTGLSFLEWRTRARMLAALELLAAGIPVGAVGRRVGYTTPSAFVQAFRREFGTTPGRLDSIAREFVGQPTFVGRLAT; encoded by the coding sequence ATGCTGCTCTCCGACCAGACCACCACCGCGCTCGACGCCTCCAGCGCGATCATCGGAACACACACCAACTCCTTCGTCGTGACGCACGGTGAAGCATGGGAGTGGCATCAGCACGATGTCGACGAGCTACTTTGGGGAAGTCGCGGGTCTCTCGTCGTCGAGACAGGGGCAGGCGTCCATGCCCTCCCAGGGCATTACGGGCTCTGGATACCGGCCGGCGAAGCGCACCGAGTGACTGCCGCACCGGGAACCTCGTTCGCCTGCACCTTCCTCTCGCCGGACCTCGGCGATCCGCCTCGCTCCGGGGTCGGAGCTGTGTGCATGCCCGCAGCAGCCAGCGCTCTCCTTGACGAGCTCGGTCGCAACGACCTCGCTGCCGAAACACGACGCCTAGCCGAGCTCTTGATTCCGCGACTGCTTGAACCGGCCGAGATCATCCGTCTGCACCTCAGTTTGCCGGAGGACGATCGGGCTCGACGCGTGGCCGAAGAAGTCCGGGGCGACCCCGCAGACGCACGAACGCTCGGGGAATGGGGCGCAGTCGTGGGTTCCAGCGAGCGCAATCTGTCGAGGCTGTTCCGCCGGGACACCGGGCTGAGCTTCCTGGAGTGGCGGACGCGAGCACGGATGCTCGCTGCACTCGAGCTCCTCGCCGCAGGGATACCTGTCGGTGCAGTCGGACGAAGAGTTGGGTACACGACTCCGAGCGCGTTCGTGCAGGCGTTCCGGCGCGAGTTTGGAACAACGCCGGGTCGTCTCGACTCGATCGCACGCGAATTCGTCGGGCAACCGACATTCGTTGGCCGGTTGGCGACATGA
- a CDS encoding ABC transporter substrate-binding protein: MDTDFGEVTVPVEPKAALGFYTTDVDMLITLGYPLAKEQPLRDDWSAFPSFFPQDELEGIKGFHNFPEFNLEKVLDVEPDFILNGLGYETDLHDKLTPIAPTYTYNGFDGDDWRDKFDKIAEDLGRAKQAEAWRDQYDARVAELKAQLDENGVAPVVADVTFWGGQVQISCYSISCLVFKDLGLQISPLADGDGDGEPDSTGRALSPEQVGDLRDIDLIVTTVNQDGSDLITNNEAVTSNPLWASLPFVVNERIYPYNLEMTFGSPSGQDALLEVIGQALLE, from the coding sequence GTGGACACCGACTTCGGTGAGGTGACAGTCCCTGTCGAGCCGAAGGCCGCACTCGGGTTCTACACGACCGATGTCGACATGTTGATCACGCTCGGATACCCCCTGGCCAAGGAGCAGCCGCTCCGAGACGATTGGAGTGCGTTCCCCAGCTTCTTCCCCCAAGACGAACTCGAGGGCATTAAGGGGTTCCACAATTTCCCAGAGTTCAACCTGGAGAAGGTACTGGACGTCGAGCCCGATTTCATCCTCAACGGACTCGGTTACGAGACCGACTTGCATGACAAACTCACGCCGATCGCGCCGACTTACACCTACAACGGATTCGATGGTGACGATTGGCGCGACAAGTTCGACAAGATCGCCGAGGACCTCGGTCGAGCGAAACAAGCGGAGGCCTGGCGAGACCAGTACGACGCTCGCGTGGCAGAACTCAAAGCTCAGCTCGACGAGAACGGCGTCGCCCCTGTCGTCGCGGATGTGACGTTCTGGGGAGGGCAGGTGCAGATCAGCTGCTACAGCATCTCCTGCCTGGTGTTCAAAGACCTCGGGTTGCAGATCAGCCCGCTCGCAGACGGCGATGGGGACGGCGAGCCGGACAGCACCGGCCGAGCGCTCAGTCCCGAGCAGGTCGGCGATCTGCGGGACATCGATCTCATCGTGACGACCGTCAATCAAGACGGATCCGACCTCATCACGAACAACGAAGCGGTCACGTCCAATCCGCTGTGGGCGTCCCTGCCCTTCGTAGTAAACGAACGAATCTACCCGTACAACCTCGAGATGACTTTCGGGTCTCCGAGCGGCCAGGACGCACTCCTCGAGGTGATCGGACAGGCTCTTCTCGAATGA
- a CDS encoding iron chelate uptake ABC transporter family permease subunit, with protein MMLGALAFCVAVSLVLGSKDLSMERIAGGLSGTDSDARTIMFTLRGSRTVLGILVGAALGMAGALMQAFTRNPLADPGILGVNAGAAFAVAVGGAVFGITSLSGIIWFALCGAMVTTVAVWAIGAAGRGGPDALRITLAGVAIGAVLSGFTSGITLLLPDVFDRMRGWNAGTISSIPFDQFGWLLPFLAVGFVLALLVAKPLNTLALGDDLAVSLGSSVVRTRILAVVAATLLCAAATAAAGPIAFVGLMVPHAVRWFTGPDQRWILAGSVLTAPVLLLASDIGGRLVLASGELPVGVVTAFVGGPVLIALVRRKGASAL; from the coding sequence ATGATGCTGGGCGCGCTGGCGTTCTGTGTTGCTGTCAGTCTTGTACTCGGGTCCAAGGACCTGTCGATGGAGCGGATAGCCGGCGGACTCTCCGGCACGGACTCTGACGCAAGAACGATCATGTTCACTCTTCGCGGATCGCGCACCGTTCTCGGGATCCTCGTCGGCGCCGCGCTCGGAATGGCCGGAGCCTTGATGCAAGCGTTCACCCGGAACCCGCTCGCGGATCCCGGCATCCTCGGAGTGAATGCCGGCGCGGCCTTCGCGGTGGCGGTCGGAGGCGCGGTGTTCGGCATCACGAGCCTGTCAGGCATCATCTGGTTTGCCCTGTGCGGGGCAATGGTCACCACTGTCGCCGTCTGGGCCATCGGAGCGGCGGGTCGCGGTGGACCCGACGCCCTTCGAATCACACTCGCAGGAGTGGCCATCGGAGCTGTTCTCAGCGGGTTCACGTCAGGGATCACCCTGCTGTTACCCGACGTGTTCGACCGGATGCGCGGATGGAACGCCGGAACCATCAGCAGCATTCCGTTCGATCAGTTCGGGTGGTTGCTGCCGTTCCTCGCGGTCGGGTTCGTGCTGGCCCTCCTCGTCGCGAAGCCGTTGAACACGTTGGCTCTTGGCGACGATCTCGCCGTCTCCCTGGGCTCCAGCGTCGTGCGTACGCGGATACTGGCGGTCGTCGCCGCTACACTGCTCTGCGCAGCAGCGACCGCGGCGGCGGGCCCGATCGCTTTCGTCGGGCTGATGGTGCCGCATGCTGTGCGGTGGTTCACCGGGCCCGACCAGCGTTGGATTCTTGCTGGCAGTGTCCTCACAGCACCCGTGCTGCTCCTGGCCAGCGACATCGGCGGGCGGCTCGTGCTTGCCAGCGGCGAGCTCCCGGTCGGAGTCGTCACCGCTTTCGTCGGCGGACCAGTCCTCATCGCCCTGGTGAGACGAAAAGGAGCAAGCGCGCTGTGA
- a CDS encoding FecCD family ABC transporter permease produces the protein MTDIISSDRSRIDRGYRYGVLRTRAGRLSVIVGMRSAIATFVLVAAAAAVAVVSLGSGDFVVPIPDVIATVLGGGTRKTQLVVLDWRMPRVLLALALGAALGAAGAIFQSLTRNPLGSPDIIGFDSGAYAGALMVMTTAGTGYLAVAAGSLAGGLATALLVYALAYRRGFHGFRLIIVGIAISAMLASLNTWIILNADLELALSASAWGSGSLNTVAWAQALPATVIILALGVIAGLLSRGMHALAVGDEASTALGLRGGRVRLELVVVGVGFTATATATAGPIAFVSLAAPQLARRLTRSAGVALPASAAMGALLLVSSDFVAQRLFAPAQLPAGVITVCLGGAYLIWLLIMEAKRRP, from the coding sequence GTGACGGACATCATCTCCTCCGACCGATCGCGCATTGATCGTGGCTATCGCTACGGCGTGCTGCGAACCCGGGCGGGGCGCCTCAGCGTGATTGTCGGGATGCGTAGTGCGATCGCCACCTTCGTGCTCGTGGCTGCAGCGGCGGCTGTGGCGGTCGTGAGCCTCGGGTCAGGCGACTTCGTCGTGCCGATCCCGGACGTCATCGCCACAGTGCTCGGGGGCGGGACGCGCAAAACCCAACTCGTCGTGCTCGACTGGCGGATGCCGCGGGTTCTGCTTGCTCTCGCGCTCGGAGCTGCGCTCGGTGCCGCGGGGGCGATCTTTCAGTCACTGACACGGAACCCGCTGGGCAGTCCGGACATCATCGGCTTCGATTCGGGTGCCTATGCCGGCGCTCTCATGGTGATGACGACAGCAGGCACCGGCTATCTCGCCGTCGCCGCAGGCTCGCTCGCCGGAGGTCTCGCGACCGCGCTGCTCGTGTACGCGCTCGCCTACCGGCGGGGGTTCCACGGATTCCGCCTGATCATCGTGGGGATCGCGATTTCTGCCATGCTTGCGTCGCTGAACACCTGGATCATCCTCAACGCGGACCTTGAGCTCGCACTGTCCGCAAGTGCATGGGGCAGTGGCTCGCTCAATACGGTCGCATGGGCCCAAGCGTTGCCCGCGACGGTCATCATCCTCGCGCTCGGAGTGATTGCCGGACTTCTTTCACGAGGGATGCACGCCCTCGCAGTCGGCGACGAAGCCTCGACCGCGCTGGGCCTCCGTGGTGGCCGCGTGCGCCTCGAGCTCGTCGTGGTCGGTGTCGGCTTCACTGCAACTGCTACCGCTACAGCCGGCCCGATCGCATTCGTCTCACTCGCTGCACCCCAACTCGCCCGGCGTCTGACGCGCTCCGCTGGCGTCGCTCTGCCCGCATCCGCAGCGATGGGGGCCTTGTTGTTGGTGTCCAGTGACTTCGTTGCACAGCGGTTGTTTGCTCCCGCGCAGCTCCCAGCCGGCGTGATAACCGTGTGTCTCGGCGGCGCATATCTCATCTGGTTGCTGATCATGGAGGCGAAGAGACGGCCGTAG